The genomic stretch ATTAAAAAGACCTTGCATGTTGGAAGGGGCATTAAGTTGGGTAATGCTTTTATCCAGCTTTAAAAAGTTGGCCTCTGTAGCCCACATGGGATCGGGAGCATGCCAGACCTTCCGGAAGAAGGGCTCATAAGCTATGTGGCTAGCTTAACTAGTTTGTCATGCATAGCGCTAGAGATGTGATAGGTGGTACACAAGTGCCTGCAACAATTTGAGCATGTACAAGAACACTGATCGAATTTTGTGATttcaagctgctaaatttgtgctGTCCAGAGAGCTAGGAGATCTGTTAATAGAGTGCGAGAATACAAGTTACCTTCAGGCCCTCAAACCTATTGTAGAAAGGATTGGAATAATAGGATCTGGTTGGGATAGTCAGAAGCACATCTGGTGCCTGTCCTGACATTTCCCTCAGGTCTCCCGTATAGGACTAGGGTGGCAACCCATTCTTTGTGAGGACTTCTTTATCCAGAGAGAGTAGTTAAATAATATCTCTCGTTAGTGCATGAGAATCTAAAACTAAATACAAATCCAACATTATTAAGACAGGACTCCAAAATAGCCATAAAGCTTGTAAGAATCAGAAATGCAATCCAGTGGGACGcctaggaggctcagtggttgcgtctgcctttagctcagggcgttaCCCCCAAGcctcgggatccagtcccacatcgggctccttgcatgtaGCCTACTTCTGTCTGGGTCTTTGCCGCTCTTGAGTGGCGCCTGGTCCTTCTAGTTTGACCAGAAAGGAGCCAGAGCTAAAGCCAACAGGATTGCAGACAATTCCACTCCGCGGCGAAAAGCGGCTGGTCCGCAGAAGGTGTGGTCCGCACTAACCCTGTAAGATGCGTCAGGAACTCCGCGCCTCCACCGAAGCCCGTTTGCAGACGAACACTAAAGCTCCTTCAGTGAAAACTTGGGGGCCCTAAAAAGGACCTTTTTGGTACAGGATGGGAGTCCACTTTGGTTTTCAACCCCCAAAGCCGTAGAGGGTGCGGCCCTGGCGCTTGAGCGCGTAGACCACGTCCATGGCCGTGACCGTCTTGCGCTTGGCGTGCTCCGTGTAGGTGACGGCGTCCCGGATCACGTTCTCCAGGAACACCTTGAGCACCCCGCGGGTCTCCTCGTAGATGAGGCCCGAGATGCGCTTGACGCCGCCGCGCCGGGCCAGCCGCCGGATGGCGGGCTTGGTGATGCCCTGGATGTTGTCGCGCAGCACCTTGCGGTGGCGCTTGGCGCCGCCCTTGCCCAGCCCCTTCCCGCCCTTGCCACGACCTGACATCTCCGAAAACCCGAGCGAAAGTGCAGCCAGGGCGGCGCAGCTCCCTCTTATAGGGTTCCCTCTGCGGACCGGAGTGAAAACCGAGAGCGCCGTAGCTCGAAGTCTCCCTTGGTGGGAGGAGGGGCCTAGAAGAAACAGGCCTGTTCCTCGCGTACCTTTTGTTCTCCGAGTGCTGTGGATCCTCAAGACCTAAggctattttttctccttttctcgtTTATGTGTTTCCCGTCTCATCCTCATGAAACAAAACTTTAGCATTGTAgaggatacattttaaaaagcacaggaaaaaaaaaaaagcactgaataTTCTATTATCTCTAGATACAtgcatgcattttctttttcaactaaTATTGACATAAGACTACCCCATTTTGTAAAGGTTTTCTCCTTGTTATACCCGGGGTGGTGGAGGGTACGCTCCAAATCTTTACTATCTAGAAGCAGAACAAGACGAGCTAATAAAATAGAGAATTCTAAGACCTGGGTATATGGCTACATATTATCTTCCACCAAAGGGTtcccaattttcattttttttaaaggttttatttatttattcgtgagagagagagagagagagagaggcagaggcacaagctcacagagaaacaggctccacgcagggagcctgatatgggattcgatcccgggactcgatcctggactcgaTCCCcaacaattttcattttcaacagCAGTTCCTATGATATCTTACTAATAATGagtaaaaccattttttaaaaatgtgactagTAATCCAGACCTGGTTTCTGGTATGGAGAATTAACTTTTAATAAGTTAACCAGCTGGCTAATCAGTATTACGAATATTTTCTCCACTGATTTGAGGAAATTAATTGTTCATGTATCGAATAgttcacttaaaattatttcttgaattttgACTGTTCTGTTCAGTGTATTTGTAGTGCTGAAGTATTATGATTATTTGTAACATTGAAAGATATCTTAGTATTTGGCTATACATCTATTATGGTAAATTTGTTATCTTTGAATTATGGTGTCCTCCTAACTTGAAAACTACCCAATCTCTCCAAGCTAGGTCTTTAAGTGTATCTCTgtagagggttttgtttttttttttcctagataatacataatttaaaatttttttaaactttcattaaTTACAAGAGCAATTAATTTGTCCTTAATGAACAAATGCATTCAAATGCAGGGTAAAGAAAGTAAACTTTGGTCTTTCTAAGACAGtctttaataaaagaatatacttatatacttagttttaaaagtttacataTCTACAATTTTACTATTGCttaaattctgaaaaattttaattgctttttcagCATTACCATATAATCCCCTTGTTATCCACTTATTTTCTTGCTACCTTGTATTTCAATGAGTTACTTTAAGCAATGTTGCATTACATTCCATTACCTTCCAAAGTATTccatttaaatttcataaataagtaaaagtaattttaagtGTCATtagaatattgtattttttccctGCATTTATGTCGCAATAAAAGAAAACTTGCCAAACacttgaagaaacaaaactgattcAACTAGTGAGAGGCAAATCCAGGATATTTTATAGAGGACTGGATAGCATAGGTTGATTTAAGAGCaaagaaacatagaaaataaGAGACTTACTTCTTCCTGCGGGTtcctctattttccttttctctttcagaatttctttctctgtcctttccaAATGTATGtccatcctttttatggctaagtaactCTTTGGCTACCTCTTAACTCAGGATCTGAGTCAAGGAAAACAGGACTCTATTTGCCACTTTCTTGAAAGGAAAATGGACCTAACTTCAGATGGTATCTGAGTCCACATTACAAAACCTACCTAATGTGGGTAGAGTTGTATCCACTTAGCTCTAAAAAAGTGAGATATCTTTCTGTCTTTGCCATTTCTTTAGAAGACTGGCCTGTGATGAGCATAATACTCTGGCTTCATGCTTattgttttccttcttcattaTATTTCACCAACATTAATTCATTGGAATACATTTTATAGATCCTACtctctttactttaaaaatcagtaaaattccCACCAACCAGTAGCCTCCCTCTTCATCTGATGTTATAGATTTTTGCATAGCAACTAGTCATGATAAAAGTAGCCATAGATTGATATCTGAAAACTTGGTCAGGCCCTTTATAGTTTTTGAAATTGATAtccaaagacatttctttttctataaacctacagtatattattttgtaaaattacaaTGCTATTTGGTCTGTTTGCTAATCCTGACTTTAATAGATCAAGACAAACTTCATTCAAATCAAGATATTTTCCTTGTATCTTTCAACAGTTGAAGGGTAGttgaatatgccaccccaaactATGCTTCTTTGTCATAGGGATTATTTTGAACTGATTATTTTTGAGAAACGGCATATACAGGAAGATGTCTGAAAATagaagtttttttaatttttgctttttaaaagagttttgcttgctcatgagagacacagagaggcagagggagaagtgggctcccggGAGCGTGATGTAGGACTTAATCCCTGGATGAGGGATCaagccctcagccaaaggcagatgctcaaccacggggCCACCCAGTTGTTCCTGAAAATAGAAGTTACTTTTTAGTAaaagatatttacatttataaaggaaatcacCATTTCTAAGTACCAGGAAGGAAGACTACATTATAAGAGAATTTTAATGGAGAAGACACCTACTTGAATGTGTATATCGAACATTATCTTTGTTTGTCTTGCTTTTCCTGATTTTTTCTCATAACAGTCCTCCTCCTACCCCCTTGTCCCAACACATAcccctttcttttgtctttagctgaagATGGTATATAAATAAGGCTGTCGCTTGGCCATTTTggaatgtttattcatttttctatctttCATGTATACATGAGGTATATACATGTTGATaaaattttggttgtttttctcttaataatctgtcttttattatggGAATCTTAGCCAAGAACTCAAAAGGGtagaaggaaattcttttttcctcctcaacaCAGTACACCTCAAATCAGCAGCAAACTTTCTTAGTTACACTTGTAAAATATATCCTGTGCCTACCAAGGTATTTAGGCCTACCACTAGGCCAAGCCACCACTATCTCTTGAACAGATTACAATACTTTCCAAATTTGTAGCTTTACTTCTGAACTTTGTATTTACCACATACTTGTCTTAGTGAACTTCCAAAGAAATATGAGTTGGGTATGCCATTCCTGTGTTCAAAACTTAGAATGgtcatttaaaatgatttacagggatgcctgggtggctcagcggttaagcatcagcctttggctcagggtgtgatcctggagtcctggaattgagtcccacgttgggctccatgcatggagcctcctttgccctctgcctgggtctcagcctctctctctatgtctctcataaataaaaaataaaatgatttacaaAACTCAACTTGGCATGATCtgacctctgcctgtgtctgtgaaTTTACTTTCTTCCCTTGTTCCTTCTGCTCTTGATCTTTGCTACACATTCTTGATCTTAgacttgatcttgaacttccttATGCTTTCTGATCCTgatgaaatatttcatgtatatgaTGGCCTCATGTATTTGCATTATCTTCTTAGAAGACTTCCTCCTGCACACCtgtcaggaaataacagatgttggtgaggatgtggagaagggaatcctcttacactgttgatgacTGGAAAAGAAGT from Canis aureus isolate CA01 chromosome 37, VMU_Caureus_v.1.0, whole genome shotgun sequence encodes the following:
- the H4C9 gene encoding histone H4, translating into MSGRGKGGKGLGKGGAKRHRKVLRDNIQGITKPAIRRLARRGGVKRISGLIYEETRGVLKVFLENVIRDAVTYTEHAKRKTVTAMDVVYALKRQGRTLYGFGG